A single window of Pontibacillus chungwhensis DNA harbors:
- the menD gene encoding 2-succinyl-5-enolpyruvyl-6-hydroxy-3-cyclohexene-1-carboxylic-acid synthase, translated as MTHTETLTRYVANFVDELVHTGLTDVVLSPGSRSTPLSMTFAEHEDVHHWIHVDERSAAFFALGIAKEQQRPVALVCTSGTAAANYYPAIVEAFYSRVPLIVLTADRPHELRNVGAPQAIDQIHMFGQYVKWFEEMALPESSEQMLRYVRSKAARAFHTALDHNAGPVHLNFPFRSPLIPDFTLDHLWGQRTERSFHYAYKGERKLQHEAVEEIKQRVEKHQKGLIVCGPQTDPGLPEAVTQLARYLQLPVLADPLSQVRAGQHEKDHVIEAYDAILKSPGVREQFVPDFIIRFGAMPVSKPYWLMLQDHPEIEQYVVESYEGFRDPSGNEASLILADGKQFCETWVNHLESSFFDVGWLKKWQEANQKAKAILTEVEGHNLSEGHVFTEILKSFSEKGTLFVGNSMPIRDLDTFMLTTPKSVRTMANRGANGIDGVVSSALGAAAHGEDVTLVLGDLSFFHDLNGLFAAKQFGLNLRIVVINNEGGGIFSFLPQAEHKDHFEPLFGTPLSLDFSKVIEMYGGSFTQVNSRNEFQELTSSLVETKGLSVIEVKTDREENATWHRQKWKQIEQALLEG; from the coding sequence ATGACACACACAGAAACTTTGACCAGATACGTGGCCAACTTTGTAGATGAACTTGTTCACACGGGATTAACAGATGTTGTTCTTTCTCCTGGATCAAGGTCGACACCATTATCAATGACATTCGCTGAGCATGAAGACGTTCATCATTGGATTCACGTTGATGAACGTTCTGCTGCTTTTTTTGCCTTAGGAATCGCAAAAGAACAACAACGTCCGGTAGCACTTGTGTGTACATCTGGAACAGCTGCGGCAAATTATTATCCTGCTATTGTGGAAGCTTTTTATAGTCGAGTCCCACTCATCGTTTTAACAGCGGATCGTCCACACGAACTCCGCAATGTAGGGGCTCCCCAAGCTATTGATCAAATTCATATGTTTGGTCAATACGTAAAATGGTTCGAAGAGATGGCGCTTCCTGAGAGCAGTGAACAGATGCTTCGTTACGTACGAAGTAAAGCAGCTAGAGCCTTTCATACAGCTCTTGATCATAACGCGGGTCCGGTTCATCTGAATTTCCCGTTTCGCTCACCGCTTATCCCTGACTTCACTCTTGACCATTTATGGGGCCAACGTACTGAACGATCGTTTCATTATGCCTATAAAGGGGAAAGAAAGCTTCAACATGAGGCCGTTGAAGAGATTAAACAACGCGTAGAAAAGCATCAAAAAGGGTTGATTGTATGTGGTCCTCAAACTGATCCGGGACTACCAGAAGCTGTTACACAGCTTGCCCGGTATTTACAGCTACCTGTCTTAGCGGATCCTCTGTCCCAAGTGCGGGCTGGGCAGCATGAGAAAGACCATGTCATTGAAGCTTATGATGCGATTTTGAAAAGCCCGGGAGTCCGAGAGCAATTTGTTCCTGATTTCATTATCCGGTTTGGTGCTATGCCTGTTTCTAAGCCTTATTGGCTTATGCTTCAAGACCACCCAGAAATTGAACAATATGTGGTTGAATCCTATGAGGGATTTAGGGATCCAAGTGGAAATGAAGCTTCCTTGATCCTAGCTGACGGAAAGCAATTCTGTGAGACGTGGGTCAACCATCTAGAGTCTTCGTTCTTTGACGTTGGTTGGTTAAAGAAATGGCAGGAAGCGAATCAAAAAGCAAAAGCTATTCTGACAGAGGTTGAAGGTCATAACTTGTCAGAAGGTCATGTATTTACAGAGATTTTAAAGAGCTTCTCTGAAAAAGGGACCCTATTTGTAGGAAATAGCATGCCTATTCGTGATTTAGATACATTTATGTTGACCACTCCTAAATCAGTCAGAACTATGGCTAATCGGGGGGCCAACGGGATCGATGGCGTTGTTTCAAGTGCACTCGGTGCAGCTGCTCATGGAGAAGACGTTACCTTAGTGTTAGGAGATTTATCGTTCTTTCACGATCTAAATGGTCTCTTTGCGGCGAAGCAATTTGGTTTGAACCTTCGGATTGTGGTTATCAACAACGAAGGAGGAGGCATTTTCTCTTTCTTACCTCAAGCTGAGCATAAGGACCACTTTGAACCACTGTTTGGAACCCCTTTGTCTCTTGATTTTAGTAAAGTTATTGAGATGTATGGTGGTTCGTTTACACAGGTGAATTCAAGGAATGAATTTCAGGAATTAACGTCTAGTCTCGTTGAAACAAAAGGGCTTTCCGTCATAGAAGTAAAAACAGATCGTGAAGAAAATGCTACTTGGCATCGTCAGAAGTGGAAGCAGATCGAACAAGCCTTATTAGAAGGGTAA
- a CDS encoding isochorismate synthase translates to MIETTSYYHEKLYKALSNRKHIEKPQLVSVTTKLDSVDSLGFFQAGKVYQGERVYWTSADTTFTLVGVGSAYTFEADRNRFFSTRQMWNDLLGDAVVLNPYEIPGTGPVALGGFSFDPLKEGDGTWEDFPNSKVFIPMYLLTEWGEDTYLTLNLMIHPNDNEEELYNIVTKEYQNLISGRYKEEERVEVTGQEEILPAEFKQIVSKATDHIKTDQIGKVVLAREMVVSFSDDRKAASVVRKLKEEQTQSYIFAFESGDSCFVGATPERLVKVENNELLSTCLAGTVPRGKTPSEDEALGEALLNDEKNLQEHDFVVQMIKEAVTGCCENVHVPDAPVLYPLRNLQHLYTPVSGTLKDGVSLLDVVERLHPTPALGGYPREDSLQFIREYEPFHRGWYASPVGWFDSYQNGEFAVAIRSALLKKDEAVLFSGCGVVEDSDPEEEYQETAVKFLPMIHALGGKE, encoded by the coding sequence TTGATTGAAACAACTTCGTATTATCATGAAAAGCTTTATAAAGCTCTTTCAAATAGAAAGCATATTGAGAAACCTCAGCTTGTAAGTGTCACCACTAAGCTGGATTCGGTTGATTCCCTTGGTTTTTTTCAGGCTGGGAAGGTTTATCAGGGAGAGCGGGTTTATTGGACAAGTGCTGATACGACGTTCACCCTCGTAGGCGTTGGTTCAGCCTATACATTTGAGGCGGATCGAAACCGTTTCTTCTCAACTCGCCAAATGTGGAATGATCTCTTAGGGGATGCTGTTGTTCTGAACCCATATGAAATACCAGGTACAGGGCCTGTAGCTTTGGGCGGTTTTTCGTTTGATCCGCTAAAGGAAGGTGACGGAACTTGGGAAGATTTTCCGAATAGCAAAGTCTTTATTCCAATGTACCTTTTAACAGAGTGGGGAGAGGATACGTATCTAACCCTTAACCTTATGATTCATCCTAATGACAATGAAGAGGAATTATACAACATTGTTACGAAAGAATATCAGAACCTGATTTCAGGCCGTTATAAAGAAGAAGAGCGTGTAGAGGTTACAGGACAAGAAGAAATCCTACCTGCTGAATTTAAACAAATTGTCTCAAAAGCGACCGATCATATTAAGACCGATCAAATCGGAAAAGTTGTATTAGCCAGAGAGATGGTTGTTTCCTTTTCTGATGATCGAAAAGCTGCGTCAGTTGTTCGAAAGCTGAAAGAAGAACAAACACAAAGTTATATATTCGCCTTTGAAAGCGGAGATTCTTGTTTTGTAGGAGCCACACCTGAACGTCTTGTTAAGGTAGAGAATAACGAGCTATTATCTACTTGCTTAGCAGGGACTGTTCCGCGAGGGAAGACTCCGAGTGAGGATGAAGCTTTAGGAGAAGCGCTTTTGAATGATGAGAAAAACTTACAGGAACATGATTTCGTGGTTCAAATGATTAAAGAAGCTGTAACAGGTTGTTGTGAAAATGTTCACGTTCCGGACGCACCTGTCTTGTACCCGCTTCGCAATCTTCAACATCTCTATACTCCTGTAAGTGGAACTCTTAAGGATGGGGTTTCATTACTAGATGTGGTCGAGAGGCTTCATCCGACACCAGCATTAGGAGGTTACCCAAGAGAGGACTCTTTACAGTTCATTCGTGAATATGAGCCCTTTCACAGGGGTTGGTATGCTTCTCCTGTAGGTTGGTTTGATAGCTATCAAAATGGTGAATTTGCAGTTGCTATCCGCTCAGCCCTATTGAAAAAAGATGAGGCAGTTCTTTTCTCTGGGTGTGGGGTTGTAGAAGATTCCGATCCGGAAGAAGAATATCAGGAAACAGCAGTTAAATTCTTACCTATGATCCACGCCCTAGGAGGAAAAGAATGA
- a CDS encoding 1,4-dihydroxy-2-naphthoate polyprenyltransferase has translation MQSMNKKDIQTALNERKGWQVWWRLLRPHTLTAAFVPVFIGTMLAGLDGSFHIGLFLAMLLASILIQAATNMFNEYYDYVRGLDTEQSIGIGGAIVRDNIPAKKVLGLALSFFGVAMVLGIYICLLTTWWIAAIGIVSMLCGYLYTGGPYPIAYTPFGELVSGFFMGTVIIGISYYIQTNTLTSQVVLISIPVAILIGAILLANNIRDLEGDQENGRKTLAILFGRKGAIRFLASLFGIAYVLTIVYIAIGLLPLWSLLVLISLAKPKGAVQTFSNNSTPLTMMPAMKYTAQTNTIFGFLLGLSLLFQFIIPVSW, from the coding sequence ATGCAAAGCATGAACAAAAAAGATATACAAACAGCCTTGAATGAGCGCAAAGGTTGGCAAGTATGGTGGCGATTGTTGCGACCCCACACGTTGACTGCAGCGTTTGTACCTGTTTTTATCGGTACAATGTTGGCGGGGCTAGATGGTTCGTTTCATATAGGTTTATTCCTTGCCATGCTTTTGGCTTCCATCCTCATTCAAGCAGCTACAAACATGTTTAATGAGTACTATGACTATGTGCGTGGTTTAGATACAGAGCAATCCATAGGGATCGGCGGAGCTATTGTCCGCGATAATATCCCAGCCAAGAAAGTATTGGGACTTGCTCTAAGTTTCTTCGGTGTCGCAATGGTCCTTGGGATTTATATCTGCCTCTTAACAACTTGGTGGATTGCTGCAATTGGAATCGTATCGATGCTATGTGGTTATTTATATACAGGCGGTCCATACCCAATTGCCTATACACCATTTGGTGAACTCGTTTCTGGCTTCTTTATGGGAACAGTCATCATCGGAATCAGTTATTATATCCAAACCAATACCCTGACGTCTCAAGTCGTTCTCATCTCTATCCCTGTTGCCATTTTAATTGGAGCGATCCTTCTTGCGAACAATATTCGCGACTTGGAAGGGGATCAGGAGAATGGACGCAAAACACTAGCAATCCTATTCGGACGAAAAGGAGCCATCCGCTTTCTTGCCTCCTTATTCGGTATAGCCTACGTTTTAACAATTGTGTATATCGCAATCGGGTTACTCCCGTTATGGTCCTTATTAGTATTGATCAGCTTAGCTAAACCAAAAGGGGCAGTTCAGACCTTCTCAAACAATTCCACACCTCTTACTATGATGCCCGCTATGAAATACACGGCTCAAACCAATACAATTTTTGGATTCTTACTTGGACTATCGCTATTATTCCAGTTTATTATACCCGTATCATGGTAA
- a CDS encoding DUF418 domain-containing protein — protein MEGKGEMENRIGVVDRLRGLCLFGILMANMLIFQYGIYGKDQLSVYSVSSMDQVVHGVLKVFVETSFMPIFAFLFGYGLIKMTESLDRKGLPRKRFLVRRFIGLIIIGIFHGTLLWEGDILLSYGMTGFVLLLFMGRRSKTLKIWALLLFVIIGGLGLGGTSLVTSEEEQLVMDEYVKQTEIIYGSGTFGEIMDHRLNEDPLMMTGGELVVLLILSPILTLPMFLFGMVAAKERWFYEVRTRTTKWRRKAVLFVGLGIALKAMNEIWPDFIGSGVGYALGGPVLAFGYIFGFTLWLSSRHSIFTKGLERVGRLSLSNYILQTIICVSVFYGFGFGWFGELGMLTGVALSVLIFSAQWFISLLYLSKFQTGPLEKPLRMWTYFSWKGKAKPNVGKREDRTFTA, from the coding sequence ATGGAGGGAAAGGGTGAGATGGAGAATAGAATTGGAGTTGTCGATCGGTTAAGGGGATTGTGTTTATTCGGAATTCTGATGGCAAACATGCTAATCTTTCAATATGGAATATACGGGAAGGATCAACTAAGTGTGTATTCTGTATCCAGTATGGACCAAGTGGTACATGGGGTGCTGAAGGTTTTCGTGGAGACCAGTTTTATGCCTATCTTTGCCTTTTTATTTGGATATGGGCTTATCAAGATGACAGAGTCTTTAGATCGAAAAGGGTTACCAAGGAAACGTTTCTTGGTCAGACGCTTTATTGGCTTAATAATAATCGGTATCTTTCATGGGACTCTTCTGTGGGAAGGGGATATTTTACTTTCCTATGGGATGACCGGTTTCGTGTTACTTCTGTTTATGGGACGCAGGAGTAAAACATTAAAGATCTGGGCGCTGCTTCTATTCGTTATCATAGGTGGATTAGGCCTTGGCGGAACGAGCTTGGTCACTTCCGAGGAGGAGCAGCTGGTGATGGATGAATATGTGAAACAAACGGAGATCATTTATGGAAGCGGGACATTTGGTGAAATAATGGATCACCGCTTAAATGAAGATCCTCTGATGATGACAGGGGGAGAGTTGGTCGTACTTCTTATTTTGTCCCCTATATTGACATTGCCGATGTTTTTATTCGGTATGGTAGCGGCGAAAGAACGTTGGTTTTATGAAGTTCGTACCAGGACAACAAAATGGCGCCGTAAAGCAGTTCTGTTTGTAGGATTAGGCATTGCCCTAAAAGCAATGAATGAAATATGGCCTGACTTTATTGGGAGTGGGGTTGGATATGCGTTAGGCGGACCGGTATTAGCGTTTGGGTATATTTTTGGGTTTACTCTATGGCTTTCCTCTCGTCATTCGATCTTCACTAAAGGATTAGAAAGGGTTGGGAGGCTCTCGTTGAGCAACTATATCCTTCAGACAATAATTTGTGTCAGTGTATTTTATGGGTTTGGCTTTGGATGGTTTGGAGAACTTGGTATGCTAACGGGTGTAGCGCTCTCAGTGCTCATCTTCTCGGCACAGTGGTTCATAAGCCTGCTTTATCTATCGAAGTTTCAAACAGGGCCCCTTGAAAAGCCGTTGCGTATGTGGACGTATTTCTCCTGGAAAGGGAAAGCCAAGCCTAACGTAGGGAAGAGGGAAGATCGGACCTTTACGGCTTGA
- a CDS encoding response regulator transcription factor: MNILLVDDEPSILTMMEKVLRKEGYTSIQTAASAEEAMQEINHLSYDVILLDVMLPDGSGFDLGPKIREKTNAYLLYLTAKTSDLDVLTGFAMGGDDYVTKPFNPLEIVARMKAVERRIHHTQASDNKPTLVHDFGYFSINEITKELTVNGKTVPCPAMVYKLLLYLAKNPNRVFTKADLFDAVWGMDHIADDNTIMVHIRRIRERIEPNPSHPQFLITVRGLGYKLVKDSSI; encoded by the coding sequence ATGAATATTTTACTAGTTGATGATGAACCTTCCATTCTAACCATGATGGAGAAAGTCTTAAGAAAAGAAGGATACACATCGATACAAACCGCTGCTTCAGCCGAAGAAGCTATGCAGGAAATTAACCATTTATCCTATGATGTCATTTTGCTCGATGTTATGTTGCCAGATGGATCAGGATTTGATTTAGGACCAAAGATACGCGAGAAAACGAATGCCTACCTTTTGTATTTAACAGCCAAAACCTCAGACCTAGATGTGCTAACTGGCTTTGCTATGGGAGGAGATGACTATGTCACGAAGCCCTTCAATCCACTTGAAATTGTAGCGCGTATGAAAGCGGTAGAGAGGCGAATACACCATACACAAGCTTCAGACAATAAACCAACACTCGTCCATGACTTTGGTTACTTCTCCATAAATGAAATAACGAAAGAGTTAACCGTTAATGGCAAGACTGTGCCTTGTCCAGCTATGGTTTATAAACTTCTTCTTTATTTAGCTAAAAATCCAAATCGAGTCTTTACGAAAGCTGATTTGTTCGATGCTGTATGGGGAATGGACCATATCGCTGATGACAATACCATCATGGTTCATATCAGACGCATACGTGAAAGAATCGAACCAAACCCAAGCCATCCTCAATTCTTAATTACTGTTCGAGGTCTTGGTTATAAATTGGTAAAGGATTCTTCAATATGA
- a CDS encoding sensor histidine kinase: MKSIKRRIGFHFSIQFVFLSVFIITVLLIVFFMLVNFLMNEDVNRNYPKGALETIATEAWIEEGKVDIPEMWINELEEKDMWMQIIDGSGEALYSANVPSSIQHTYTMDEILAIQERESIQTYEIVTYIDSLFYDQPYLYILGYQNQKQEQLDEWVQSFEEKGRVSEEGVSQIKQQMEETDVYLDVVNSEGEVLQRIGSGPSPERYTTIEIPARLSEPQNYDTKIMTKRLPETTWILHTPTEEGKWKFSSIQQILIVLISIGSATLLLLIALSIWHGIRYGQPLLLFISWLERMRNGNYEEVFTERERKKLFNKKNKIRLRYRLYKEVIQEFYDMAEQLDHAEKERLLLDQQREEWMSGISHDLRTPLTTIQGYGHMLETGYYEWEKEELKDMGETIRKKGDYMLELIQDFSLISKLKQQGLPIEYEIIDLKKTVERSLNKYQEYDTISVNVEPNTRLEANPKWIERLLDNLIINALKHNPTGTSVTITSKVEKDWIFLSIQDNGIGMDEHTQKNLFTRYFRGTNSEEESDGSGLGMSIAKAIVHAHHGSISVSSKLQKGTTIIVKFPIQQNKR, from the coding sequence ATGAAATCCATTAAACGAAGAATCGGTTTCCACTTCTCCATTCAATTTGTCTTTTTAAGCGTATTCATTATTACAGTCTTACTCATTGTCTTTTTTATGCTAGTCAACTTCCTAATGAATGAAGATGTAAACCGAAATTACCCTAAAGGGGCTTTGGAGACAATTGCAACTGAGGCTTGGATTGAGGAAGGTAAAGTAGATATACCAGAAATGTGGATCAACGAATTAGAAGAAAAAGACATGTGGATGCAAATTATAGATGGAAGCGGGGAAGCCCTGTATTCTGCCAATGTGCCTTCCTCCATTCAGCATACATATACAATGGATGAGATTCTGGCCATTCAAGAACGAGAATCGATCCAAACTTATGAAATTGTTACTTATATCGATTCCTTATTTTACGACCAACCCTACCTCTATATTTTAGGGTACCAGAACCAAAAGCAAGAACAGCTAGACGAATGGGTTCAGTCTTTTGAGGAGAAAGGACGGGTTTCTGAAGAAGGGGTTTCTCAAATCAAACAACAGATGGAAGAAACAGATGTTTACTTAGATGTTGTAAACTCTGAAGGAGAAGTTCTACAGCGGATTGGTTCTGGCCCTTCCCCTGAACGTTATACAACGATTGAAATTCCAGCAAGGCTTTCTGAACCTCAAAATTATGATACAAAAATTATGACGAAGCGACTTCCCGAAACTACGTGGATCCTTCACACACCAACAGAAGAAGGAAAATGGAAGTTCTCTTCGATTCAACAAATTTTAATTGTACTGATTAGCATAGGGTCAGCAACACTTCTTCTATTGATTGCTCTATCTATTTGGCATGGCATTCGGTACGGGCAACCCCTCTTACTCTTTATCAGTTGGCTTGAAAGAATGCGCAATGGAAATTATGAAGAGGTGTTCACAGAACGGGAACGCAAAAAATTATTTAACAAAAAGAACAAGATTCGCCTTCGTTATCGCCTGTATAAAGAAGTGATTCAGGAATTCTATGACATGGCCGAACAATTAGATCATGCGGAGAAAGAACGTCTCCTACTCGATCAACAACGTGAAGAGTGGATGAGCGGCATTTCTCACGACCTTCGTACTCCCCTGACAACCATTCAGGGATATGGTCATATGCTAGAGACAGGCTACTATGAGTGGGAGAAAGAAGAATTGAAAGACATGGGGGAAACAATTCGGAAGAAAGGGGATTACATGCTCGAGTTGATCCAGGACTTTTCCCTTATTTCTAAACTGAAACAGCAAGGCTTGCCTATTGAGTATGAGATAATTGATTTGAAAAAGACAGTAGAACGGAGCCTCAATAAATATCAGGAATATGATACGATTAGCGTCAACGTTGAACCCAATACTAGATTAGAGGCAAACCCAAAATGGATTGAGCGGCTGCTTGATAATTTAATCATTAATGCCTTAAAACACAATCCAACAGGAACATCCGTAACGATTACCTCTAAGGTTGAGAAAGATTGGATCTTTCTTTCCATTCAAGACAACGGCATCGGTATGGACGAGCATACACAAAAGAATTTATTTACTCGCTATTTCCGCGGCACGAATAGTGAAGAAGAGAGTGATGGAAGCGGTCTGGGAATGAGTATTGCTAAAGCAATAGTCCACGCTCATCACGGCTCTATTTCCGTGTCTTCTAAACTACAGAAGGGGACGACTATAATCGTTAAGTTTCCCATCCAACAAAACAAAAGATAA
- a CDS encoding hotdog fold thioesterase yields MNLTAKNTLLGALGIEEVEMTKERVVLSMPVDERTHQPLGFLHGGASVALAETAASIGSILHVDMEQYNVFGIEINANHIKAKRSGTVYGIATPTHIGKSTMVWEIKVVDEEDELICLSRCTVGVVPRKK; encoded by the coding sequence ATGAATTTAACTGCTAAAAATACATTACTGGGAGCTTTAGGAATTGAAGAGGTTGAAATGACAAAAGAACGTGTTGTGTTGTCTATGCCTGTAGATGAACGCACGCACCAACCTCTAGGATTTTTACACGGAGGTGCAAGCGTCGCCCTCGCAGAAACAGCGGCAAGCATTGGTTCAATTCTTCATGTGGATATGGAACAATACAACGTATTTGGCATTGAAATTAATGCAAACCATATTAAAGCGAAACGAAGTGGCACCGTGTATGGGATTGCTACCCCAACACACATCGGGAAAAGTACGATGGTATGGGAAATAAAAGTAGTAGATGAAGAAGATGAACTCATTTGTCTGTCTCGTTGTACCGTTGGCGTCGTGCCAAGAAAGAAATAG
- a CDS encoding TspO/MBR family protein, with amino-acid sequence MNKIVKGILLFLLIYGLFSIAGFLFPIDQEWYNSLEKPSWTPSGSVIGLIWAVLFAFIALSLVLAWASKGSFSPTLWTVLIINYVTNQLFSFFQFELKALMLATVDTFIVAVTTALLIIMIRKYNKVSPWLLVPYFLWTSFATYLAFTFYRLNPTETFFM; translated from the coding sequence TTGAACAAAATAGTTAAAGGTATCCTTCTTTTTCTACTTATATATGGCTTGTTCAGCATTGCAGGGTTCTTATTTCCAATCGACCAAGAATGGTATAACAGCTTAGAAAAACCTTCTTGGACTCCATCAGGGTCTGTAATTGGGCTTATATGGGCAGTATTGTTTGCTTTTATTGCTCTTTCATTAGTCTTAGCATGGGCTTCTAAAGGATCTTTCTCTCCTACACTGTGGACAGTCCTAATTATTAATTATGTAACGAACCAACTATTTAGCTTCTTCCAATTTGAACTAAAGGCATTAATGCTAGCGACAGTCGATACGTTTATTGTTGCTGTTACGACTGCTTTATTAATCATCATGATCCGCAAATACAATAAAGTTAGCCCTTGGCTTCTCGTCCCATACTTTTTATGGACATCATTTGCGACCTATTTGGCTTTTACATTCTATAGGTTAAACCCAACCGAAACCTTCTTTATGTAA
- a CDS encoding YkvS family protein translates to MADENMSKDLINAAFEKKNAEEPVEDEKIKEEDKATEGDIITFQRDGQQLEGIVTSSKLENSVVVDMTIMDDFNERNLDFEKTVVAHTKYSIKKRRDV, encoded by the coding sequence ATGGCTGACGAAAATATGAGTAAAGACTTAATCAATGCTGCGTTTGAAAAGAAAAATGCAGAAGAACCTGTAGAAGATGAAAAAATAAAGGAAGAAGATAAAGCAACCGAAGGTGATATCATTACCTTCCAACGAGATGGACAACAACTTGAAGGAATCGTAACTTCCTCGAAGTTAGAAAACTCTGTGGTTGTGGATATGACCATTATGGATGACTTCAACGAGCGAAACTTAGATTTTGAGAAAACTGTTGTGGCTCATACGAAATACAGCATTAAGAAACGTCGCGACGTGTAA
- a CDS encoding ECF transporter S component, with the protein MMKPRGQSSKLFKLITLSLMSTISLLLMLLDFPLPLLPGFLKVDFSDVPALFAALIFSPVAGIIVEAMKNGLHFMLGSGDPIGASANFIAGIMFILPVSLLYHRFKSVKGVVSGLVTGTIVMTLGMSVLNYLVILPAYTWLMGFEVEGTKMAYVTAFIMPFNAMKGIIVGMLFVPLFIKMRPWFEQKRTKTINAA; encoded by the coding sequence ATGATGAAACCAAGAGGTCAATCATCCAAATTATTCAAGCTCATTACGCTCTCGTTAATGAGCACCATTTCACTATTATTAATGCTGTTGGACTTTCCACTGCCGCTTTTACCAGGTTTTCTAAAAGTGGACTTTAGTGATGTTCCAGCTTTATTTGCAGCATTAATCTTTTCACCGGTAGCCGGTATTATTGTAGAGGCTATGAAAAATGGCCTTCACTTCATGCTAGGAAGTGGAGATCCTATTGGAGCAAGCGCAAACTTCATAGCGGGAATCATGTTTATCCTGCCCGTTTCCTTGCTATATCACCGTTTCAAAAGTGTAAAAGGTGTTGTATCTGGCCTTGTTACAGGTACCATCGTAATGACACTTGGTATGTCTGTTTTAAACTACCTTGTTATTCTACCAGCCTACACATGGTTGATGGGCTTTGAGGTAGAAGGGACAAAGATGGCCTACGTAACAGCCTTCATTATGCCGTTTAATGCGATGAAAGGAATCATTGTAGGAATGCTCTTTGTGCCGTTGTTTATTAAAATGAGGCCTTGGTTTGAACAGAAACGAACAAAAACCATCAACGCTGCTTAG
- a CDS encoding M20/M25/M40 family metallo-hydrolase — MEQNEQKFLLEMLQTPSPSSMEMEIQKKWIEYVKPFADEIRTDNAGNVIGVLNPEADFKILLAGHSDEIALVVNRVDDHGFLHFDKMGGINPKAAVGMKVTVLGQGGTLTGVIGVNAQHHGGLKGDFGLDDLFIDCGAKSKEEMEKFVQIGDLAVYKREPEIMMDRYISGRGLDNRTGSFIVAEVLRKLSEKDINVGVYAASTVNEETNMGGAYFAAAGLEPTMAIAVDVTFATDYPYVNKNKHGDIKLDGGPVLAKGAPINIKINRLLEEAARSKGMRVQYELTPRMTGTDADKMRLTGKGVPISLVSLPLRYMHSPVETASIKDIDEEIDLLVTMIEKMSGEESLNPLED, encoded by the coding sequence ATGGAACAAAATGAACAGAAATTTTTGTTAGAGATGCTACAGACTCCATCACCATCGAGTATGGAAATGGAGATTCAGAAGAAATGGATAGAATACGTCAAGCCTTTTGCGGATGAGATTCGAACAGATAATGCTGGAAACGTGATAGGGGTATTAAATCCTGAAGCAGATTTTAAAATTCTCTTGGCTGGTCATAGTGACGAGATTGCTCTAGTAGTGAATCGTGTAGATGATCATGGCTTCTTGCACTTTGATAAAATGGGAGGCATTAATCCAAAAGCGGCTGTAGGAATGAAAGTAACCGTTCTTGGGCAAGGCGGAACTCTCACTGGTGTCATTGGTGTGAATGCTCAACATCACGGGGGGCTAAAGGGTGATTTTGGCCTTGATGATTTATTTATCGATTGTGGAGCAAAATCGAAAGAAGAGATGGAAAAGTTCGTTCAAATTGGAGACCTTGCTGTATATAAACGTGAACCAGAAATCATGATGGACCGATACATATCCGGGCGTGGTTTAGATAACCGTACAGGTTCCTTCATTGTAGCAGAAGTATTGAGAAAACTCTCAGAGAAAGATATTAATGTTGGAGTATATGCTGCGAGTACAGTAAATGAAGAAACAAACATGGGCGGAGCTTATTTTGCAGCTGCTGGTCTGGAACCGACGATGGCCATTGCTGTAGATGTTACATTTGCAACGGATTATCCATATGTAAATAAGAACAAGCACGGAGACATTAAGCTAGATGGTGGACCTGTTCTAGCGAAAGGTGCTCCTATTAACATTAAGATTAATCGCTTGTTAGAAGAAGCAGCTCGTTCTAAGGGGATGCGTGTTCAGTATGAATTAACGCCGCGTATGACAGGGACGGATGCGGATAAGATGCGTCTGACAGGAAAAGGAGTTCCGATTAGCCTTGTTTCCTTGCCATTACGCTACATGCATTCACCAGTCGAAACGGCAAGTATCAAGGACATTGATGAAGAAATCGATTTACTTGTGACGATGATTGAGAAAATGTCCGGAGAAGAAAGCCTTAATCCGCTAGAAGATTAA